The sequence CCCTTCGAAGCGCCGCGCAACGAGCTCGAAGAGGCGTGCGCGGAGGTCTTCGCTCAGGCTCTGGCCCTCGACCGGGTCGGGATCCACGACAACTTCTTCGAGCTCGGTGGTCACTCGCTGCTGGCGATCCAGCTGGTGTCTCAGCTCGGCGAGATCTTGGAGCTGGAGCTCACCGTCGAGACCCTCTTCGACCATCCGACCATCGCCGAGCTGGTGGCGGCGGTGAGCGAGCATCTGGTGGATTCCTTCGCCGGTGACGACGTCGAGGCGGCCCTGGCGGAGCTGGAGGGGATGTCCGAAGAGCAGGTGGCCGCCTTGATCGCCGAAGAAGAAGCCAACTCGGGAGATCTCCATGGTTGATCAGCAAGCGCGCGTCGCAGCCCTGTCGCCGGCCAAGCTCCGGCTGCTGGCCCGGCGCCTGGACCAGCGGCGGCAGAAGACCGAGTTGCCGCGCATCGTGCCGTCGGCGGAGGACCGCCATCAGCCCTTCGCCCTCACCGAGGTGCAGGAAGCCTATTGGTTGGGCCGCCAGCGCCTCTTCGACCTGGGCGGTGTGGCTGCCCACGGCTACAACGAGATCGAGGTGCCGGAGCTCGACCTGGAGTGCTTCGAAGGGGCGCTCCGGCGGGTCATCGCCCGCCATGACATGTTGCGCATGGTGGTGCGCTCCGACGGCCGGCAGCAGATCCTGCGGGAGGTTCCGGACTATCGGCTGCGCTCCTACGACCTGCGGTCGCGGAGCGACGAGGAAGCCCAGGCGCAGCGGTTGGAGCTGCGGGCGGAGATGTCCCACCAGGTGCTCGACGCTTCCACCTGGCCCCTCTTCGACATTCGTGCCTGCCGCCTGCCGGACGGGCGGGTCCGCCTGCACATCAGCTTCGACATCATGGTCGCGGATCTCACCGGGTACCAGATCCTGATGCGCGACCTGGGCCGCTTCTACGCCGACCCGTCCTGGGATCCACCGCCCCTGGAGCTCTCCTTTCGGGACTACGTGGTCACCCACGAGGAGCTGGCCCAATCCGATCTCTTCCATCGCTCGATGGAGTATTGGCGCCAGCGGCTGCCGGAGCTGCAGAGCCCACCGGAGCTACCCCTGGCCCGGGATCCCTCGCAGCTCGACGCACCGCGCTTCGAGCGCCGGTTCGCCCTGCTGGACCGGGACGCCTGGAGCCGCCTCAAGGAACGGGCGGCTCAGGCTCGGCTCTCTTCGTCGGGGCTGCTCATCGCCGCCTTCAGCGAGATCCTCGGTCGCTGGTCGAAGGATCCCCGCTTCACCCTCACCTTGACCCTGTTCAACCCCCTGCCGTTGCATCCGCAGGTCTTCGACATCGTGGGGGATTTCACCTCCCTGGCGTTGCTGTCGGTGAATTGTGCCAGCGGAGAGACCTTCGCCGCCCGCGCCCGGGCGGTGCAGCGGCAGCTGGGACGGGACCTGGAGCACAGCCAGGTCGGAGGCGTGCGGGTGCTGCGAGAGCTGGCCCGTCAGCGGGGCATGGCGACCGCCGCCATGCCGGTGGTCTTCACCAGCTCGCTGGTGGATCGGGGACCGCGGGACGAAGCCGCTCCGGCGGGCGAAGGGATCCTCGGCGAGTCGGTGTTCAGCATTTCCCAGACGCCCCAGGTGTGGCTCGATCACCAGGTCTACGAGCAGAACGGATCGCTGCACTACAACTGGGACGCGGTGGAGCAGCTGTTCCCCCAGGGCTTGTTGGACGACATGTTCGAGGCCTACGGAGAGCTGCTGAACGCCCTGGTCCACGAGGATCGGGCTTGGAACGAGCCGCTGAGGCCCGGTCTGCCGGAGGACCAGCGTGCCCGCCGGCAGCGGGCCAACGAGACGGCGGCACCGATTCCTCGAGGCCTGCTGCACCAGCCTTTCGAGGGCTGCATCGAAGCCCGCGGCGACCAGCCGGCGGTGCTCACCGCCGACCGCGAGCTCGGTTATCGGGAGCTCGACCGGCGTTCCGCCGTCGTGGCCGCGGTGCTGCGGGAGCGGGGCATCGGCCGCGGCAGGCAGGTGGCGGTGATCATGGACAAAGGCTGGGAGCAGGTGGTGGCGGTGCTCGCCATCCTGCGCGCCGGTGCCACCTACCTGCCCATCGACGCCGGTTTGCCGGAGGAGCGCATCCGGCATCTGGTCGAGCGCGGCGAGGTGACGGCGGCGTTGATCCAGAGCGCGCGGCGCGAGGCTTTGGAGGCGATCCTCGCGGGCTCCCGGGTGCCGAGCTGGGCGGTGGACGAGATCGGCGAGAGCGTGGCGTCGGCGGAGCGTTTCAAGGGTTCTTGGGAGCCCTCCGAGGTCCTCGCGGATCCGGCGGACCTCGCCTATGTCATCTTCACCTCCGGCTCCACGGGACAGCCCAAGGGAGTGATGATCGATCACCGGGGAGCGCTCAACACGCTGGAGGATCTCAACCTCCGCTTCGGGGTCGGTCCCCGGGACCGGGTCCTCGGGCTCTCGTCCCTGAGCTTCGATCTCTCCGTCTACGACCTCTTCGGTCTGCTGGCGGTCGGCGGTGCGGTGGTCCTGCCGGAGGCGGGATCGGAGCGCGACCCAACGCATTGGGCAGGGCTCATGGAGCGCCACGGCGTCACCGTGTGGAATACCGTCCCGGCGCTGATGGAGATGTTGGTGGAGGATCTCGAAAGCCGTGGAGTCCCGGGGCCCGGCGCCCTGAGGCTGGTGCTGCTGTCCGGAGATTGGCTGCCGGTGACCCTGCCGGAGCGCATCCGGGCCCTGTGGCCCGAGGCTCAGGTGGTCAGCCTCGGTGGCGCCACGGAGGCGTCCATCTGGTCGATCCTCTATCCGGTGGACGAGGTCTCGCCGCAGTGGAAGAGCATTCCCTACGGCCGCGCCATGGTCAACCAGACCTTCGACGTCCTGGACCATCGTCTGGAGCCACGGCCGGAGTGGGTTCCGGGGCAGCTCTACATCGGCGGCACGGGATTGGCTCAGGGCTACTGGCGGGACCCCCAGCAGACCGCCGCCTCCTTCGTCGTCCACTCGCACACCGGCGAGCGGCTGTATCGGACCGGCGATCTGGGACGCTGGTTGCCCGGCGGGGTGATCGAGTTCCTGGGCCGTGAGGACCACCAGGTCAAGATCCAGGGGCATCGCATCGAGCTCGGTGAGATCGAGGTTCGCCTGGAGCATCATCCGGAGGTTCGGGCGGCGGTGGTGGATGCCCTGGGGCAGGCCCGCGGTCCCCGCAGCCTCGCGGCTTGGGTGGTGCCGGTGCGCCGGGAGGACGGCGAGGACATCGACACCGGAGCGCTCGCCGCCGGCTGGCCGGAGGAAGCGCGCCGGCCCTCCCTGACGGCCCTGGGCGCCTGGATCGGAGCCCTGGAGGCCAAGGATCTGGGCGGTGCCTTCCGCAAGCGCAGCTATGCCTCCGCCGGCAGCCTGTATCCGGTCCAGGCCTATCTCGAGGTGGGAAGCCAGCCCAAGAACGAGCCCGATCACGAAACAGCGGCCGGGCTCGAAGCGGGGCTGTATTACTACGAGCCCCGGCGCCACGGCCTGGTGAGTCTGGAGTCCGGCGGCGGTCCGGGGCGGGGCTACACCCTCCATCTGGTCGGGGACTGCAAGGCTATCGCGCCGGTCTATCCCCGGTGGGCGGACCTCTTCCTCCAGCTCGAGGCCGGCTATCTGCTCGAGGTGCTCGACGCCCGAGCCCAGGCCGATGGTTTGGCCCTGCGGCAGGTGGAACCTTTGAGCTCCGAGGCGGTGAGCCGGCTGGCACCGGCGGGGATTCTCGAGCCGGTGCCGTTGCTCAGCCTGGAGATCGCCGCCGCCGGCCCGCCGGAGGCCGATGGGCAGGCGTCCGGAGAGGTCCCCTGGGAGCTCGGCGACGGGGCTTCGCTGGAGCCGGATCCGGAGCTTCCGCCGCGCCCCGGGGGAGCGCTCCGGGACGCCGTCGAGATCACCACTTTCCGCCTCTCCGACCCTGGCGTGCGCCGCGATCTGGAGGGACGCCCTTGGTGGCCCTTGCATCGAGAGGGCGGTGATCCGGGGCGTCGCTATCGCGTGCGCCGCAGCCATCGGGTCTTCCTCGACGCTCCTGTCGACGGCGCCGTGCTGCAGCGTTGCTTGGCCCGCACCTGGGCAGCGCGGCCGCAGCGGACGGCGGCCCGGTGGTTGCTGGTGGTCCGGGACGGCCG comes from Acidobacteriota bacterium and encodes:
- a CDS encoding amino acid adenylation domain-containing protein, which produces MVDQQARVAALSPAKLRLLARRLDQRRQKTELPRIVPSAEDRHQPFALTEVQEAYWLGRQRLFDLGGVAAHGYNEIEVPELDLECFEGALRRVIARHDMLRMVVRSDGRQQILREVPDYRLRSYDLRSRSDEEAQAQRLELRAEMSHQVLDASTWPLFDIRACRLPDGRVRLHISFDIMVADLTGYQILMRDLGRFYADPSWDPPPLELSFRDYVVTHEELAQSDLFHRSMEYWRQRLPELQSPPELPLARDPSQLDAPRFERRFALLDRDAWSRLKERAAQARLSSSGLLIAAFSEILGRWSKDPRFTLTLTLFNPLPLHPQVFDIVGDFTSLALLSVNCASGETFAARARAVQRQLGRDLEHSQVGGVRVLRELARQRGMATAAMPVVFTSSLVDRGPRDEAAPAGEGILGESVFSISQTPQVWLDHQVYEQNGSLHYNWDAVEQLFPQGLLDDMFEAYGELLNALVHEDRAWNEPLRPGLPEDQRARRQRANETAAPIPRGLLHQPFEGCIEARGDQPAVLTADRELGYRELDRRSAVVAAVLRERGIGRGRQVAVIMDKGWEQVVAVLAILRAGATYLPIDAGLPEERIRHLVERGEVTAALIQSARREALEAILAGSRVPSWAVDEIGESVASAERFKGSWEPSEVLADPADLAYVIFTSGSTGQPKGVMIDHRGALNTLEDLNLRFGVGPRDRVLGLSSLSFDLSVYDLFGLLAVGGAVVLPEAGSERDPTHWAGLMERHGVTVWNTVPALMEMLVEDLESRGVPGPGALRLVLLSGDWLPVTLPERIRALWPEAQVVSLGGATEASIWSILYPVDEVSPQWKSIPYGRAMVNQTFDVLDHRLEPRPEWVPGQLYIGGTGLAQGYWRDPQQTAASFVVHSHTGERLYRTGDLGRWLPGGVIEFLGREDHQVKIQGHRIELGEIEVRLEHHPEVRAAVVDALGQARGPRSLAAWVVPVRREDGEDIDTGALAAGWPEEARRPSLTALGAWIGALEAKDLGGAFRKRSYASAGSLYPVQAYLEVGSQPKNEPDHETAAGLEAGLYYYEPRRHGLVSLESGGGPGRGYTLHLVGDCKAIAPVYPRWADLFLQLEAGYLLEVLDARAQADGLALRQVEPLSSEAVSRLAPAGILEPVPLLSLEIAAAGPPEADGQASGEVPWELGDGASLEPDPELPPRPGGALRDAVEITTFRLSDPGVRRDLEGRPWWPLHREGGDPGRRYRVRRSHRVFLDAPVDGAVLQRCLARTWAARPQRTAARWLLVVRDGRVAGLHGGVYGVGSGGEVERVASSPVAPDLPVAMHAEVNRAAFEDAAVSLFAVAPAEGAALACGRLGQLLMEQAAYLGGLGWCPIGSLEDEAPVRRLLGLDEQEILVHSFVGGAVTVELGDRRSGDRYGTRDGNDSLIGALKQHLAAALPSYMVPETFLLLDRLPLSANGKVDRKALPVPGAAGDAGAAGSEPPSTPWQKYLAELWMEFLGVETVGVHDNFFALGGDSVRAIRILGRLRQVGVELSARQLFDANTLDRLAALLEREVGPEPPAPGAEAEAAAAPRAARPRLVDDEELDDLAQELAGSEDPFGDEDDDDF